In the genome of Eschrichtius robustus isolate mEscRob2 chromosome 12, mEscRob2.pri, whole genome shotgun sequence, one region contains:
- the LOC137773709 gene encoding small ribosomal subunit protein eS27-like, whose protein sequence is MDVKCPGCSKITTVFSCARTVVLYAGCSTVLCRPTGGKARPTEGCSFRRKQH, encoded by the coding sequence ATGGATGTCAAATGTCCAGGCTGCTCCAAGATTACCACGGTTTTCAGCTGTGCTCGGACAGTGGTGCTTTATGCAGGTTGTTCAACAGTGTTGTGCCGGCCAACAGGAGGAAAGGCCAGACCCACAGAAGGGTGTTCATTTAGAAGAAAGCAACACTGA